The Huiozyma naganishii CBS 8797 chromosome 6, complete genome genome includes a window with the following:
- the KNAG0F02970 gene encoding S8 family peptidase, which translates to MIFAGILVLCQYLYAVYGAAVPPLADLSGEHRFFMSGKSTILNEFLVMFKPMVDREEVEVGLSVLAGRFPLAQFEQFHIADELIGFTVKNFPFHNVYFLLQIPFVEMVETNSKVYALNVTVQEDVPWGLMRLSQRDRVRIGDEQVYRYDTRGSAKDVNVYILDTGIQVDHEEFEGRARWGKTIAWNDPDRDDNGHGTHCAGIVGGATYGVAKEANLIAVKVLHATGDGEMSDVIRGIEFAVNEHLTRNQDEVRGSIINLSLGAGESPALQRVVTAALNKGVHFAVAAGNEDDNACYSSPANIDGVVTVGGSTFSDDRAFFSNWGPCIDVFAPGVNVKSSYVGAAKNKTLSLSGTSTSAPHVAGLMAYLLSLEPDTKSQFHTAWSNPAQLKQKLVSLATEGKLFEVPDDTANLMIFNGVKQ; encoded by the coding sequence ATGATTTTCGCTGGAATATTAGTGCTTTGCCAGTATCTTTATGCCGTCTATGGTGCTGCTGTACCTCCCCTAGCTGACCTCAGTGGGGAACACCGTTTCTTCATGTCAGGGAAATCCACGATTCTAAACGAGTTTCTTGTAATGTTCAAGCCTATGGTCGATCGAGAGGAGGTGGAGGTAGGTCTTTCCGTTTTGGCCGGGCGGTTCCCCCTTGCACAGTTCGAACAGTTCCACATCGCCGATGAACTGATCGGATTCACTGTAAAGAACTTCCCTTTCCACAACGTTTACTTCTTGTTGCAAATCCCATTTGTCGAGATGGTCGAAACCAATTCTAAAGTGTACGCTTTGAACGTGACCGTTCAAGAGGATGTCCCCTGGGGGTTGATGCGGCTTTCTCAACGAGACAGAGTGCGCATTGGGGACGAGCAAGTTTACAGGTACGACACGCGGGGGAGCGCTAAAGATGTTAACGTGTACATATTAGATACTGGGATTCAAGTGGATCATGAGGAATTTGAGGGGAGGGCTCGGTGGGGGAAGACGATTGCCTGGAACGATCCGGATAGGGACGATAACGGGCACGGGACACACTGCGCCGGGATTGTTGGTGGGGCCACCTACGGCGTTGCGAAGGAGGCCAACTTGATTGCTGTGAAAGTGTTGCATGCTACAGGCGATGGGGAGATGTCAGACGTGATCAGGGGGATAGAGTTTGCCGTGAACGAACATTTGACTCGTAACCAGGATGAGGTAAGAGGTTCCATCATCAATCTTTCCCTCGGTGCTGGAGAGTCCCCTGCTTTGCAGAGAGTGGTCACCGCTGCTTTGAACAAAGGTGTTCATTTCGCCGTTGCCGCTGGTAATGAGGATGACAATGCTTGTTACAGTTCCCCTGCTAACATTGACGGTGTTGTGACTGTTGGTGGGTCCACTTTCAGCGACGACAGGGCGTTTTTCTCCAATTGGGGTCCCTGTATTGATGTTTTTGCACCTGGTGTCAATGTTAAATCATCGTACGTTGGGGCAGCGAAAAACAAAACGTTGAGTCTTTCCGGGACATCCACGTCTGCACCGCACGTGGCTGGTTTAATGGCGTACTTATTGTCTTTGGAACCGGATACGAAAAGCCAATTTCATACTGCGTGGAGCAATCCGGCACAATTGAAGCAGAAACTGGTTAGTTTGGCGACAGAGGGTAAATTATTCGAAGTCCCAGACGACACGGCCAACCTGATGATCTTCAATGGCGTCAAACAATAA
- the PIG1 gene encoding protein phosphatase regulator PIG1 (similar to Saccharomyces cerevisiae PIG1 (YLR273C) and GAC1 (YOR178C); ancestral locus Anc_6.70) has protein sequence MRGSLKPSLKGSSRRSSLSSTGSTDSSSSSSKFVRFASELTTVKSFHSTDKPITISAENSPDLSFVNDTTPLTGGGGGGYEGDVWFNDLESFPLFVRGNSFQLDYDSDSDNDNDSYSYGSGSASRSIRKVTSPVPCEDDTVFDVVEWDFVKSNLEPPTAEQTRGENDIFSYMNGQNIKLHSLRPLDGGKTKLEGLIYVNNLNFEKFIEIKFTFNDWLDIHYVTATYNRSITGRLDEFKFVVNLDAMRYFLKFKKLLYCKDGESLCPLSLKLCCRYDVNYETYYDNNNYQNYEFNFLVRTVNELYLSTHSQQRINSSISKRETPESTTSKTNNNNTNCIRKSSFYSDFLVSTTLSHKLPFDDTLRDGDGRIPRPSVSRSFSDDTDYYNTSPLKHLYHNDTTLIKPTSLNSVLLSLDTGTSMETAVDANNNRSEREAEKFMERMPDGAGLDDPPIYTTPSLCSSLSSSLSDLSPLQDFNESLMDGKDDVFYYNDNDNETLLLDPYDLPGKDEFFDDQKSVATETPLMYSNETEDTAYHENGHKTVTMRTMDNGNYTAGGTPAREVSRSNNSNDTLINTRQLLDDEAESISSSSKSQSSSSSSMDNKEAGGRDGSATTP, from the coding sequence ATGCGCGGGTCGCTGAAACCGTCGTTGAAGGGATCGTCCAGAAGGTCGTCGCTGTCGTCGACCGGGTCCACGGACTCAAGTTCGTCGAGCTCAAAGTTCGTGAGGTTTGCTTCCGAATTGACCACGGTCAAGAGCTTCCACTCTACAGATAAACCAATCACCATATCCGCTGAAAATTCTCCTGATTTATCCTTCGTGAATGACACGACGCCTTTGacaggtggtggtggtggtggctACGAGGGGGACGTTTGGTTCAACGATTTGGAGAGTTTCCCCCTGTTCGTTAGAGGTAACTCGTTCCAACTGGATTACGACTCTGACAGTGATAACGATAACGATAGCTACAGCTACGGTAGTGGCTCGGCGTCCAGGAGCATTCGTAAAGTTACCTCGCCTGTCCCCTGCGAGGATGATACAGTGTTTGATGTGGTCGAGTGGGATTTCGTGAAGTCGAATTTGGAACCGCCAACCGCTGAACAAACGCGGGGGGAAAACGATATATTCAGCTATATGAACGGCCAGAATATAAAATTGCACTCGCTACGGCCGCTGGACGGTGGGAAGACGAAACTGGAAGGGTTGATATACGTTAACAACTTAaacttcgagaagttcATAGAGATTAAATTCACTTTCAACGATTGGTTGGATATCCACTACGTCACCGCCACTTACAACAGATCCATCACTGGAAGGTTGGACGAGTTCAAATTCGTGGTTAACTTGGACGCTATGCGGTACTTCctgaaattcaaaaaattgctGTACTGTAAAGATGGGGAATCCCTATGTCCACTGTCTTTGAAACTGTGTTGTCGGTATGACGTTAATTACGAGACTTACTACgataacaacaactacCAGAACTACGAGTTTAACTTCCTCGTCAGAACAGTCAATGAACTTTACCTCTCAACGCACTCACAACAGCGGATCAACAGTAGCATATCCAAGAGGGAAACACCTGAAAGTACTACCTCTAAAACTAATAACAATAATACGAATTGTATTCGCAAATCCTCCTTCTACTCGGATTTCTTGGTGTCCACCACGTTATCCCATAAACTTCCCTTCGACGACACGCTCCGCGATGGAGATGGCCGTATTCCTCGGCCCTCCGTCTCTCGTAGTTTCAGCGACGACACAGACTACTACAACACATCACCACTAAAGCACCTGTACCACAACGACACGACGCTGATCAAACCAACGAGCTTGAACTCGGTCCTGCTATCCCTGGACACGGGGACGAGCATGGAGACCGCAGTGGAcgccaacaacaacaggtCCGAAAGAGAAGCAGAGAAATTCATGGAGCGCATGCCGGATGGGGCAGGGTTGGACGACCCGCCTATCTACACTACCCCGTCTCTTTGCTCATCCTTATCCTCGTCCCTAAGTGATCTATCACCTCTACAAGATTTCAACGAATCACTCATGGACGGGAAAGATGACGTGTTCTACTATAACGACAACGACAACGAAACTTTACTACTAGACCCGTACGATCTCCCAGGTAAGGACGAGTTTTTCGATGATCAGAAAAGCGTCGCCACGGAGACACCACTGATGTACAGTAACGAGACAGAGGACACCGCTTACCACGAAAATGGACACAAGACCGTCACCATGAGAACCATGGACAACGGGAATTACACGGCCGGTGGCACCCCAGCGAGGGAGGTGTCCCGCAGCAACAACTCAAACGATACCCTCATAAACACAAGGCAGCTACTGGATGACGAAGCGGAGTCGatctcgtcgtcctcgaaATCGCAGagctcctcctcctcatcgatGGATAACAAAGAGGCCGGGGGTCGCGACGGATCAGCGACAACACCGTGA
- the KNAG0F02990 gene encoding uncharacterized protein, whose translation MGVSHTLPQNNAHVNRVQAVSFFSRDKGCVHALHKCSATQSAPHGTVSRTRAPHTAAPQQQEKVAARSVCLSVSGASGRDPLCAGGKRGSGGRRPGRRPSRLAAPSQWGNTQQRALMQQRQGSGRETAVCVLAFVAVTPPSTASCPASGEFLLHAARGRCGEVRTGRTRGAGLSWARRGEVVSSTLKLRIYGLLLLRCCCYFLCSLGVPPFWALAASSSLSPAHQLIDFNWCLTQ comes from the coding sequence ATGGGTGTTTCGCACACCCTCCCCCAGAACAATGCGCATGTGAATCGAGTGCAggcagtttcttttttttcccgcGATAAGGGATGTGTGCATGCACTGCACAAGTGTTCCGCAACACAGAGCGCCCCGCACGGCACGGTGTCCCGCACCCGTGCGCCACACACTGCAGCgccacagcagcaagaAAAAGTCGCCGCGCGCTCCGTCTGCCTTTCCGTTTCCGGGGCATCGGGGCGGGACCCATTGTGTGCTGGGGGGAAAAGGGGGAGCGGCGGGCGGCGGCCTGGGCGGCGGCCGTCTAGACTCGCTGCTCCTTCCCAATGGGGCAACACGCAGCAACGCGCGCTTATGCAACAAAGGCAAGGGAGCGGGAGAGAGACAGCCGTCTGTGTCCTTGCCTTTGTTGCAGTCACCCCCCCATCCACTGCGTCCTGTCCTGCGTCCGGAGAGTTTCTGTTACACGCTGCCAGGGGCCGGTGTGGAGAAGTCAGGACCGGGAGGACGCGGGGGGCGGGCCTGAGCTGGGCCCGGAGGGGGGAGGTGGTATCGTCTACTTTGAAACTCCGAATTTACGGtctactgctgctgcgctgctgctgctacttTCTCTGTTCTCTCGGGGTCCCGCCCTTCTGGGCCCTGGCTGCCTCTTCGTCACTGTCCCCTGCCCACCAGTTGATCGATTTCAACTGGTGCCTGACGCAGTGA
- the MCM5 gene encoding MCM DNA helicase complex subunit MCM5 (similar to Saccharomyces cerevisiae CDC46 (YLR274W); ancestral locus Anc_6.71) produces the protein MSFDRPEIYSAPVLQGESPNDDDNTEIIKSFKNFILEFRLSSQFIYRDQLRNCLLVKNYALTINLEHLIAYNEDLYKKLLDEPSDAIPLFETGITQVAKRITQLSGAGSGDNEEDRRTDAALIPNFQLIVNSRANQTALRFLNSDHVAKIVRLSGIVISTSVLSSRATHLHLMCRNCRHTTSITINNFNSISGNSVSLPHSCLSNSQSPMNGGAPPVTDGATKNCGPDPYLIIHESSSFIDQQFLKMQEIPESVPVGEMPRNITMSCDRYLTNRVVPGTRATIVGIYSIYNSKRTSGNSNDGSGGVAIRTPYIKVLGIQTDVDTASFGNAMTMFSEEEEEEFLAMSRRPDIYELLTKSIAPSIFGNEDIKKAIVCLLMGGSKKLLPDSMRLRGDVNVLLLGDPGTAKSQLLKFVEKVAPIAVYTSGKGSSAAGLTASVQRDPVTREFFLEGGAMVLADGGVVCIDEFDKMRDEDRVAIHEAMEQQTISIAKAGITTVLNSRTSVLAAANPIYGRYDDLKSPGENIDFQTTILSRFDMIFIVKDDHNEERDISIANHVINIHTGRTSQQQQDLESSGQELSMEKMKRYITYCRLKCAPRLSPSAAKKLSSEFVSIRKQLLINELKSTERSSIPITIRQLEAIIRITESLAKLELSPVADERHVDEAIRLFQASTMDAASQDPIGGMDKGDGISNTMANIRQIEEELKRRLPIGWSTSYQTLRREFVDTGRFTQPALDKALYALEKHETIQLRHQGQNIYRSGV, from the coding sequence ATGTCTTTTGATAGACCGGAAATATACAGTGCCCCCGTGTTACAGGGCGAGTCGCCCAATGACGACGATAACACAGAGATTATCAAGTCCTTTAAGAATTTCATCTTGGAATTCAGACTGTCCTCACAGTTCATATACAGAGACCAATTGAGAAACTGTCTCCTGGTCAAGAACTACGCATTGACTATCAATCTGGAACATCTTATTGCGTACAACGAGGATctgtacaagaaactgctAGATGAGCCCTCGGACGCTATACCTTTGTTCGAAACAGGTATCACACAAGTCGCTAAACGAATCACACAGTTGAGCGGTGCTGGCAGCGGTGACAATGAGGAGGATCGCAGGACAGACGCGGCTCTGATCCCCAACTTCCAGCTCATCGTCAACTCAAGAGCTAACCAGACGGCACTCAGATTCCTCAACTCGGACCACGTCGCCAAGATCGTGAGACTGTCAGGGATTGTCATCTCCACGTCCGTGTTGTCCTCAAGAGCTACCCACTTGCACCTCATGTGCAGGAACTGTAGACACACTACATCGATCACCATaaacaacttcaactcgATCAGTGGGAACTCTGTCTCTTTACCACACTCGTGCCTATCGAACTCACAGTCCCCCATGAACGGCGGTGCGCCACCGGTGACAGACGGGGCCACGAAAAATTGTGGTCCAGACCCGTACCTCATCATCCACGAATCGTCGTCGTTCATAGACCAACAGTTCCTAAAGATGCAAGAGATCCCAGAGTCGGTCCCCGTCGGTGAAATGCCAAGAAACATCACAATGTCCTGTGATAGGTACCTCACCAACAGGGTCGTCCCGGGTACACGCGCCACGATCGTTGGCATCTATTCGATTTACAACTCGAAACGGACTTCGGGGAACAGTAACGACggtagtggtggtgtcGCCATTAGGACACCGTACATCAAAGTGTTGGGGATACAAACGGACGTGGACACGGCAAGTTTCGGTAACGCAATGACAATGTTctcagaggaggaggaagaagagttCTTGGCCATGTCTAGAAGACCAGACATTTACGAACTGCTCACGAAGTCAATAGCCCCGTCAATCTTTGGTAACGAGGATATAAAGAAGGCAATCGTTTGCTTGCTGATGGGTGGGTCTAAGAAATTACTCCCAGATAGTATGCGGCTCAGGGGGGACGTCAACGTGCTTCTGCTTGGTGACCCAGGTACCGCCAAATCGCAACTGTTGAAGTTCGTCGAGAAGGTTGCCCCCATCGCAGTGTACACCTCGGGGAAGGGCTCGTCAGCGGCAGGCCTGACAGCCAGTGTCCAGAGGGACCCAGTCACGAGAGAGTTCTTCTTAGAAGGTGGTGCCATGGTTTTGGCGGACGGTGGTGTCGTTTGTATTGACGAGTTCGACAAAATGAGGGACGAGGACAGAGTCGCCATCCATGAGGCCATGGAACAGCAGACCATCTCGATCGCAAAGGCCGGGATCACCACCGTTTTGAACTCGAGAACCAGTGTGCTCGCCGCGGCGAACCCTATCTACGGCCGTTATGACGACTTGAAATCCCCCGGCGAAAACATCGACTTCCAAACGACAATTTTGTCCCGTTTCGACATgatcttcatcgtcaagGACGACCACAACGAGGAGAGAGACATCTCCATCGCGAACCATGTGATAAACATACACACTGGACGTACAtcgcagcaacagcaggaCCTTGAGAGCAGCGGGCAGGAGTTGAGCATggagaaaatgaaaagatACATCACCTACTGCAGACTCAAATGTGCCCCGCGCCTGTCGCCCTCCGCGGCAAAGAAGTTGTCCTCGGAGTTTGTGTCTATCAGGAAGCAGTTGCTCATCAACGAACTGAAATCCACGGAAAGATCATCGATCCCAATCACGATCCGTCAGTTGGAGGCCATCATCCGTATCACGGAATCGTTGGCAAAGCTCGAATTGAGCCCCGTCGCGGACGAAAGACACGTCGACGAGGCAATAAGACTGTTCCAGGCTTCGACGATGGACGCCGCATCGCAGGACCCGATCGGTGGGATGGACAAGGGCGACGGGATCTCGAACACCATGGCGAATATCCGCCAGATAGAGGAAGAACTGAAAAGAAGACTGCCCATAGGGTGGTCTACATCGTACCAGACTCTGAGAAGAGAGTTCGTCGACACGGGCAGGTTCACTCAGCCGGCTCTGGACAAAGCCCTGTACGCCCTTGAGAAGCACGAGACAATCCAGTTGAGGCACCAAGGCCAAAATATCTACAGAAGCGGTGTCTAG
- the SMD2 gene encoding mRNA splicing protein SMD2 (similar to Saccharomyces cerevisiae SMD2 (YLR275W); ancestral locus Anc_6.72): MSDQIIDRPKSELSKEELDQLEEFELRHGPMSLINEAVISRTPVIISLRNNHKIIARVKAFDRHCNMVLENVKELWTEKKHNKTTNKERFISKLFLRGDSVIIILKAPIE; encoded by the exons ATGTC TGACCAAATAATAGATCGTCCCAAATCAGAACTATCGAAGGAGGAACTGGACCAACTTGAAGAGTTCGAACTCAGACATGGTCCCATGTCCCTGATAAACGAGGCGGTAATTTCTAGAACACCGGTAATTATATCACTAAGAAATAACCACAAGATCATAGCCAGAGTGAAAGCGTTTGATAGGCATTGCAATATGGTTCTGGAAAATGTAAAGGAACTGTGGACCGAAAAGAAGCACAACAAGACCACCAATAAGGAACGGTTTATAAGCAAGCTGTTCCTAAGAGGCGACTCTGTAATTATCATTCTGAAGGCCCCCATCGAGTAA
- the DBP9 gene encoding ATP-dependent DNA/RNA helicase (similar to Saccharomyces cerevisiae DBP9 (YLR276C); ancestral locus Anc_6.73) gives MSKPIKDLAADAYIDESVTFESFQLDARLLQAVKRAGLHHPTLVQSHAIPLALQQKRDIIAKAATGSGKTLAYLVPVIQTILNYKANAPNEADEGSSTLGIILVPTRELAQQVTAVLEKMILFCSKDIKTLNVSSDLSASVMTALLLEKPEIIVATPGKLTNLLDTKINYISLDNLKFFVIDEADLVLTFGYQDDLNKIAEYLPLKKNLQTFLMSATLNDDINELKTKFCRAPAILKFNDDNINKDQTKLVQYYVKTNEFDKFLLCYVIFKLNLIKGKTLIFVNNIDRGYRLKLVMEQFGIKSCILNSELPSNSRQHIVDQFNKNLYSLLIATDDTDFLKEGDEGEEQESVEEQTDNQETKDTEEPNKEQNTKKRNHTEVKQDKEYGVSRGVDFKNVACVLNFDLPTTAKSYVHRIGRTARAGRSGTAISFVVPLKDFGKHKPSMCPTAKRDEKIFSRILKQQSKLGLELQPYSFDPKQIEGFRYRMEDGFRAVTQVAVREARIKELRQELLASEKLKRHFEENPKELQSLRHDKELHPARVQQHLKRVPEYLLPDAAKQGGKKPRFVPFHNPKKTRHNKGKVGKRRTAKADPLKNFK, from the coding sequence ATGAGCAAACCTATTAAAGATTTGGCCGCTGATGCTTACATTGATGAATCAGTGACTTTTGAATCCTTCCAGCTCGACGCAAGGTTGTTGCAGGCCGTTAAACGTGCAGGGCTTCACCATCCTACATTGGTCCAATCGCATGCTATTCCGTTAGCACTTCAGCAGAAAAGAGATATTATTGCTAAAGCCGCAACTGGTTCCGGTAAGACATTGGCCTACTTGGTCCCGGTTATTCAAACGATATTGAACTACAAAGCGAATGCTCCAAATGAGGCGGATGAGGGGTCCAGCACGTTAGGTATTATTCTGGTGCCAACTAGGGAATTGGCTCAGCAAGTTACTGCAGTACTAGAGAAGAtgattttgttttgttccAAGGATATAAAGACTTTGAACGTTTCCTCTGATCTGTCTGCTTCGGTGATGACGGCGCTACTTTTGGAGAAACCAGAAATCATTGTAGCAACTCCAGGTAAGCTGACTAACTTGTTAGACACCAAGATAAATTATATTTCACTGGATAACctaaaattttttgtcaTTGATGAAGCCGATTTGGTTTTAACCTTCGGGTATCAGGACGATTTAAATAAGATTGCCGAATACTTACCCCTGAAGAAAAATCTTCAGACTTTTTTGATGAGTGCTACTTTGAATGACGATAtcaacgaattgaagaCTAAATTTTGCCGAGCTCCTGCCATTTTAAAGTTTAATGACGACAACATTAACAAAGACCAGACGAAATTGGTTCAGTACTACGTTAAAACTAATGAATTTGACAAGTTTTTATTATGTTATGTCATTTTCAAGCTGAACCTGATCAAAGGTAAAACGTTGATCTTTGTTAACAACATAGATAGAGGGTACCGACTAAAGCTAGTAATGGAACAATTCGGCATCAAATCttgtattttgaacagtgaATTACCATCCAACTCCAGACAACATATCGTCGATCAGTTCAACAAAAACTTGTACAGTCTTCTGATAGCCACAGATGATACAGATTTCCTGAAGGAAGGAGATGAGGgtgaagaacaagaaagtGTAGAGGAACAAACGGACAATCAAGAGACAAAGGATACAGAGGAGCCCAATAAGGAGCAAAATaccaagaaaagaaaccaCACTGAGGTTAAGCAAGATAAAGAGTACGGTGTTTCCCGTGGTGTTGATTTCAAGAATGTTGCCTGTGTGTTAAATTTTGATCTACCGACGACGGCTAAGTCATACGTTCACAGAATTGGTAGAACCGCGCGTGCGGGTAGATCCGGGACGGCTATCTCATTTGTAGTTCCACTAAAGGATTTTGGTAAACACAAGCCATCGATGTGCCCTACAGCCAAGAGAGAcgaaaaaatattttccagGATTCTGAAGCAGCAAAGTAAGCTTGGTCTGGAGTTGCAGCCATACTCGTTCGACCCTAAACAAATTGAGGGTTTCCGTTATAGAATGGAGGATGGTTTCCGTGCTGTGACCCAAGTTGCTGTCAGAGAGGCTAGAATTAAGGAGTTGAGACAGGAGTTACTTGCCAGTGAGAAGTTAAAAAGACATTTTGAGGAGAACCCAAAGGAGTTGCAGAGTTTAAGGCACGATAAGGAATTGCATCCTGCTAGAGTGCAGCAGCATTTGAAGAGAGTCCCTGAGTATTTGCTACCAGATGCCGCGAAGCAAGGTGGGAAGAAACCAAGGTTTGTTCCCTTTCACAATCCGAAGAAAACTCGCCATAATAAGGGTAAAGTTGGTAAACGGAGAACCGCTAAAGCTGACCCAttgaaaaacttcaaaTGA